Proteins encoded in a region of the Dreissena polymorpha isolate Duluth1 chromosome 6, UMN_Dpol_1.0, whole genome shotgun sequence genome:
- the LOC127834891 gene encoding uncharacterized protein LOC127834891 isoform X2, with amino-acid sequence MPEKLVLGAVYLMTVVVLVQGRTCSEFTDEPVCRKVVGIVCNGTMASFGANRCPFMCNTCDLIAAATLAVVRQTEVGQICYDGDPECSHLGPNVCKPPLEPFGRAFCQRYCNFCTVATKPTTTSTFQQATTIRSSTASAFGIQQTTIPGQPSTEEYCAEKIDDTICRELGQVICTDYTVFAKVKCRFMCEYCKYHRGEVPSTTPRTPITSGVGQICYDDDPECSDIGPSVCVSPLDVFGREHCARFCKFCTVATLPTGASTLQPTTTKRSPPASTSGIQQTTIAYQPSTGGVCVNDPDANCEKLGRQICEGALLDFGRLKCPQYCEMCWNSNVPRSTERTTVVVPTLLPTGEPGPNFFNDCNTTAELVFVLDSSSSVGENNFQIMREFTQNVTLRLKQEYNSMNITVITYSNKARVALKLSESTDIATMLALEANITYNHGGTNTHTALDLMMQQFSRDVNNPKVSIVITDGTSFEPDKTAQSAHNAKMNGIVMFVVGIGDDIDPHELTSISSKPDSNYLFKVTDFTNLLKLSDQFQAKNCTRGY; translated from the exons ATGCCGGAAAAGTTAGTTTTGGGTGCTGTGTATCTGATGACAGTAGTCGTTCTGGTACAAG GTCGGACATGCTCAGAGTTTACTGACGAGCCAGTATGTCGCAAAGTTGTTGGTATAGTTTGCAACGGAACCATGGCGAGTTTTGGCGCCAACAGATGCCCGTTTATGTGTAACACATGTGACTTAATTGCTGCAGCAACTCTAGCCGTTGTTCGGCAAACTGAAG TTGGCCAGATATGCTACGATGGCGACCCGGAATGTTCACACCTCGGTCCCAACGTCTGTAAGCCTCCACTCGAGCCGTTTGGACGCGCGTTCTGTCAAAGATACTGTAACTTCTGCACAGTAGCAACCAAACCCACAACCACGAGCACCTTTCAACAGGCGACAACTATACGCAGCTCAACAGCATCTGCTTTCGGAATACAGCAGACGACAATTCCAGGCCAGCCAAGTACAG aAGAGTATTGCGCGGAGAAGATAGACGACACCATATGCAGAGAACTTGGCCAAGTGATATGTACAGACTACACGGTGTTCGCAAAGGTCAAATGCCGCTTCATGTGCGAGTACTGCAAGTACCACCGTGGAGAAGTCCCGAGCACAACGCCGAGAACGCCTATCACGTCAGGGG TTGGCCAAATATGCTACGATGACGATCCGGAATGTTCCGACATCGGTCCGAGCGTCTGTGTGTCTCCACTGGACGTGTTTGGACGCGAACACTGTGCTAGATTTTGCAAGTTCTGCACAGTAGCAACCCTACCCACAGGCGCGAGCACCTTGCAACCGACGACAACTAAACGCAGCCCACCGGCGTCTACTTCTGGAATACAGCAGACGACTATTGCATACCAGCCAAGTACAG GCGGCGTTTGCGTAAATGATCCGGATGCAAACTGTGAGAAGCTCGGTCGGCAGATCTGCGAGGGTGCTTTGCTGGACTTCGGTAGATTAAAGTGTCCCCAGTATTGCGAGATGTGCTGGAACTCAAATGTCCCCAGGAGTACCGAACGTACCACCGTTGTTGTGCCTACGCTGTTACCAACTGGAG AGCCTGGACCCAACTTTTTCAATGATTGCAACACGACGGCTGAGCTGGTGTTTGTACTGGACTCTTCTAGCAGTGTGGGAGAGAATAACTTCCAGATAATGAGAGAATTCACTCAAAACGTCACGTTGCGACTGAAACAGGAATACAACAGCATGAACATTACAGTGATCACCTACAGCAATAAAGCCAGG GTTGCATTGAAATTGTCGGAGTCAACAGACATAGCTACGATGCTTGCCCTCGAGGCCAACATTACATACAACCACGGaggcacaaacacacacacagccCTCGACCTTATGATGCAACAATTCAGCCGTGATGTCAACAACCCTAAAGTCAGCATTGTCATAACTGACGGCACGTCGTTCGAGCCCGATAAAACCGCTCAGTCGGCACACAACGCTAAAATGAACGGCATTGTGATGTTCGTAGTTGGAATCGGGGATGATATCGATCCGCACGAATTAACGTCTATAAGCAGCAAACCAGATTCCAACTATCTTTTCAAAGTTACAGATTTCACCAATCTATTGAAACTTTCTGATCAATTCCAAGCCAAAAATTGCACCCGGGGGTACTAA
- the LOC127834891 gene encoding uncharacterized protein LOC127834891 isoform X1: MFYPTFFVLAMPEKLVLGAVYLMTVVVLVQGRTCSEFTDEPVCRKVVGIVCNGTMASFGANRCPFMCNTCDLIAAATLAVVRQTEVGQICYDGDPECSHLGPNVCKPPLEPFGRAFCQRYCNFCTVATKPTTTSTFQQATTIRSSTASAFGIQQTTIPGQPSTEEYCAEKIDDTICRELGQVICTDYTVFAKVKCRFMCEYCKYHRGEVPSTTPRTPITSGVGQICYDDDPECSDIGPSVCVSPLDVFGREHCARFCKFCTVATLPTGASTLQPTTTKRSPPASTSGIQQTTIAYQPSTGGVCVNDPDANCEKLGRQICEGALLDFGRLKCPQYCEMCWNSNVPRSTERTTVVVPTLLPTGEPGPNFFNDCNTTAELVFVLDSSSSVGENNFQIMREFTQNVTLRLKQEYNSMNITVITYSNKARVALKLSESTDIATMLALEANITYNHGGTNTHTALDLMMQQFSRDVNNPKVSIVITDGTSFEPDKTAQSAHNAKMNGIVMFVVGIGDDIDPHELTSISSKPDSNYLFKVTDFTNLLKLSDQFQAKNCTRGY; this comes from the exons atgttttatcccACATTTTTCGTATTAGCCATGCCGGAAAAGTTAGTTTTGGGTGCTGTGTATCTGATGACAGTAGTCGTTCTGGTACAAG GTCGGACATGCTCAGAGTTTACTGACGAGCCAGTATGTCGCAAAGTTGTTGGTATAGTTTGCAACGGAACCATGGCGAGTTTTGGCGCCAACAGATGCCCGTTTATGTGTAACACATGTGACTTAATTGCTGCAGCAACTCTAGCCGTTGTTCGGCAAACTGAAG TTGGCCAGATATGCTACGATGGCGACCCGGAATGTTCACACCTCGGTCCCAACGTCTGTAAGCCTCCACTCGAGCCGTTTGGACGCGCGTTCTGTCAAAGATACTGTAACTTCTGCACAGTAGCAACCAAACCCACAACCACGAGCACCTTTCAACAGGCGACAACTATACGCAGCTCAACAGCATCTGCTTTCGGAATACAGCAGACGACAATTCCAGGCCAGCCAAGTACAG aAGAGTATTGCGCGGAGAAGATAGACGACACCATATGCAGAGAACTTGGCCAAGTGATATGTACAGACTACACGGTGTTCGCAAAGGTCAAATGCCGCTTCATGTGCGAGTACTGCAAGTACCACCGTGGAGAAGTCCCGAGCACAACGCCGAGAACGCCTATCACGTCAGGGG TTGGCCAAATATGCTACGATGACGATCCGGAATGTTCCGACATCGGTCCGAGCGTCTGTGTGTCTCCACTGGACGTGTTTGGACGCGAACACTGTGCTAGATTTTGCAAGTTCTGCACAGTAGCAACCCTACCCACAGGCGCGAGCACCTTGCAACCGACGACAACTAAACGCAGCCCACCGGCGTCTACTTCTGGAATACAGCAGACGACTATTGCATACCAGCCAAGTACAG GCGGCGTTTGCGTAAATGATCCGGATGCAAACTGTGAGAAGCTCGGTCGGCAGATCTGCGAGGGTGCTTTGCTGGACTTCGGTAGATTAAAGTGTCCCCAGTATTGCGAGATGTGCTGGAACTCAAATGTCCCCAGGAGTACCGAACGTACCACCGTTGTTGTGCCTACGCTGTTACCAACTGGAG AGCCTGGACCCAACTTTTTCAATGATTGCAACACGACGGCTGAGCTGGTGTTTGTACTGGACTCTTCTAGCAGTGTGGGAGAGAATAACTTCCAGATAATGAGAGAATTCACTCAAAACGTCACGTTGCGACTGAAACAGGAATACAACAGCATGAACATTACAGTGATCACCTACAGCAATAAAGCCAGG GTTGCATTGAAATTGTCGGAGTCAACAGACATAGCTACGATGCTTGCCCTCGAGGCCAACATTACATACAACCACGGaggcacaaacacacacacagccCTCGACCTTATGATGCAACAATTCAGCCGTGATGTCAACAACCCTAAAGTCAGCATTGTCATAACTGACGGCACGTCGTTCGAGCCCGATAAAACCGCTCAGTCGGCACACAACGCTAAAATGAACGGCATTGTGATGTTCGTAGTTGGAATCGGGGATGATATCGATCCGCACGAATTAACGTCTATAAGCAGCAAACCAGATTCCAACTATCTTTTCAAAGTTACAGATTTCACCAATCTATTGAAACTTTCTGATCAATTCCAAGCCAAAAATTGCACCCGGGGGTACTAA